GTGTATTAAAAGAAACATTAAAAGAGCCTTGTATATGGCTAAAAATAGAGAAATCTAGTCGAGTTAAATCGATCCTAGATATGAAACAGCCTGGACAAAAGTGACTTTAATTCAAAACTGATCAAATCACTTTCTCTAATCTCACCGATTGTTCTCTATTGTTAGTCTGGTTTCAACAATTGCTTTAATGCTGGTGTGTTAAGTGTGGTAATGGGGGCAGCCTATATCGCTGTATGATTGTGGATGATGTATGGCAAAGAAGCTAAGAAGTATGCAACTTCAGCGAGTATTTGTACTTATAGCTTTTAGTTTTCTGCTAGTGATTGGATCAGTGCCTGCGCTAGGCCAATCTTTTCTCCAAGAGGCTGTACTGACTTTAGACCGCAATCTTAGCAAAGCACAAAAACCCATTAAACAGATTCTCTTTAAGCCTCCAACTGATGAGGAACCCCCACCTACACGGGGTGCTGGATCGCGTAGCGATCGCCTCTGCTCTCAAGATGCACTGGCTAGCCATAGTAGTGCATCTACTCAACCCTTGGCGCTTACTGCTTTAGTTCCTCCTAACCAATCTAATTTAACCTGGGCAGAGCGTCCTACTGTTTGGGTTTATGTGCCAGAGACGTCAGCGCGGCAAATTGTTTTGAGTGTGAGAGAGGAGAGCGGGCAGCCGCATTCACAGCGTTTTGTGGAGATTACGGGTGAGGCAGGAATTGTAGGGATCTCGATGGAGGAAGATGCGCCGCCTTTGGAAGTGGACAAGGTGTATCAGTGGGCGGTAGTCATGATCTGCGGCGATCGCCCCAATCCCAATGATCCTTTTGTGACGGCTTGGATTCGGCGTGCTGAGCCAACAGAGCCTCTTAGCGGCTCTCTCTCGGCCTTAGAAAAGGCTGCTGAATATGCACAATTCGGAATTTGGTATGATGCTTTGACGGCTTTGGCCGAGGAGCGGCGATCGCGCCCTACAGATCCAGCTTTAGCGAAAATTTGGGTAGATTTCTTAGCTCAGCCAACCGTTGGTTTAGAGGCGATCGCCGACGAACCTCTTCGCTAATTTTCTAACGCCAGTTTCCGATCAGGACAAATGGCGCCCAGTGATAGGGGTGTTGATAATTGCTCGATCGCAAGAGTGACAGCTGGGCTTGGCGAAGTGCCTCTGCGCGAGTGATGCCCGGTTTTTGCAGCTGTATATAAAACTGCGTCATTAGCTCAGATGTAGAGTCGTCCTGCACAGACCAGAGTGTTGCGATCGTGCTGCGTGCACCCGATCGCAGGGCTACACCTGCCATACCCAGTACTGCCCGTTTATCTCCCTTTGCGGTTTGGCAAGCGCTCAAGATCAGCAGTTCGATGGGTTGATTTTGGCGATCGCCCATTTCTAATAGCCGGTCTAGATCTCTCACCTGAATACGGCCATCCCAAGTTAATAAAAACGTATTGTCCACCTGGGAAGAGAACTGACCATGAGTTGCAAGGTGCACAATGGGGAAAGCAGCAGATGCTAACTTCTCATTCAAGGCTCTGGTTGTGAATGCCTGATTTAGCAGGACATTGGCAGGTACAAGAGTCGATATCTGCTCGATTTCTTCCGCTACGCCCGGCAGTGCTGAGAAGCCTGGTCGCTCCTCAGAGATCCCACCCGCTAGGGTCCGAAATTGATCCGGAGTGAGTGATCTTGAGGGCAAAATTTGTAGTCCCGGCGTTAGGGCAAGACTATATTTCTCGATCAAGTACTGCTGTCCATCGTGCAGGGCAGCTAAAGGCAGTCCCTGTAAGATGCCATCTAGGACAAATACTAGTGTCTGAGTCTCACTGTTAGCCAAGTCTTGCTCAAAAGGTCGAATTAGCCAGTCGTAGATTTTTTGGTGAGGCTGAAGTGGATTTGCGCTGGAAATGAAGGGACTCAAACTGGCGAAAAGATCATCAAAAGTCTGATCGATGATCCTATTATTGCCTTGATTTTGAGAGAGACTGGTCTCTTGAGAAGAGGCGGGAAAGCGAGTGAAGTGATAGCGTAGAGGCTGCTCTGGTAGAGAAAGGATCACTGCTAGGCGATCGGGTAGAAGAATAGAGTAGATAACTGCGGCCTTGGGATCGACTTGCTCGATAGATTGGGGAAGGGTATCCAGACAAGCTTCCCGGAAAAAGTTGTTGAGCTCGGCAATTTGCAGGGCTTCGATAACTGCGCGTGCCTGCTGTAGATGGCTTTCTGTTGGCTCCTCCAGCAGCAGCTGCACAAGCTGTCGATAGATTGGCTCAACCTGCTCTCGAAATGAAAACTGGGCATCTGGATTAATCGCGACCAAGTCTCCTCGCAAGACTCCAAGCGTGTCAACGGCCTGACTATAAGCCTCAATGGCCTCTGGAGTTCGCCCTTGCTGGTGAAGAATCCGGCCTAACTGCCACTGCCAGGAAACCGCAATATCCTCGGCCTGAATTGACTGAGCAATTTGGATAGCCTGACGAGTGACCTGTTCTGCGTCTTTCCACTGCTTTGAGGTTTCATAGAGATATCCTAGCTGCCCCAAAGCATAGGCCTGCGATCGCACATCCCCCAGGCTTTTGGCTTGGTGAACTGTATCAGCCAGAAGTTGAGCGATCGCAGCAGGCGCTGTGGCGCTTTGAGACGAGTGGGCTGCCAATTTGATTAGACTTTCGGCGAAGTTGACCTGTGCATAGAGGCGGGAACGGCCGAGGGGAAGGGTCTCTAACAGGGACTGAATTTCGGGAAGCAGAAGGGAGGCGTGCGCTGCTTGCTTGCTGTCGGCGAGGAGACTCAAAAGGTTTAGGCGGGCTTGTAGTCGAGTCTCTGGATTGATGGTCTCTGCTGCTTCTTGGTAAAGGGCGATCGCTCGAAAATAATGAGTCTGTCTAGTCTTAGATTGATCTTGTTCTGCTTGAGCTCGGCTGAGATTTCCTAGGGCAAGGAGAGTGCTACCGGGATCTTCCTTGAGCTGCTGAGAGATCTCTAAACTAAATTCTAGAACTCGCTTGCTTTCTGAGAGATCCCCGATTCGCAGTAGCACAATGCCTAAACTCCTCAAGCTGCTTGCTTTCAAAGCAGAGGCGGGAAGAGTATTTAAATGGGCATTGATTTGCTCGAGTAAAGTTCTAGCACGTCGATACTGCCCCAGTGCTTTTAGCGCCTGAACTTGATTGAGCCGGCTCCCGAACTGGCCGGTTGTGTCACCTGCTCGAGTATAGGCGGCTTCAGCCTCTTTCCAGAGCTCGAGGGCTGCTTGGGCATTGCCAATGGATAACTGGTGTGCTCCTGCTTGGTTGAGATCTTGGGCTTTGGAGAGATAATCTGTTGTCGATAAGGATTGAAGTGATGCTGAACTCGCTAGAGATGCGATCGCCCCTTCTCCTGTGAGAATGACCATTCCCGCAGTGACTAGACTCAAAGCAAGCTTGAGGAAAATGGTTGGCCTCAGCATCCTAATCGATTGACCGAAAAGCCTAAAATTTAAGCGCTAGTATAAGATTTAATTTGCCGATCTATCCCCTGATAGACGGATAGATCGGCAAATTAATTTATCGGGTGGTGTCTGCCTCTAGGGGCGGCATGATGACTTTCTTGGCAAGTCCCAGCGTTATGAGGACCTGAATTACCCACCAAGTGATATCAATTTGCCACCACTTCCAGC
This genomic stretch from Geitlerinema sp. PCC 7407 harbors:
- a CDS encoding DUF928 domain-containing protein — its product is MAKKLRSMQLQRVFVLIAFSFLLVIGSVPALGQSFLQEAVLTLDRNLSKAQKPIKQILFKPPTDEEPPPTRGAGSRSDRLCSQDALASHSSASTQPLALTALVPPNQSNLTWAERPTVWVYVPETSARQIVLSVREESGQPHSQRFVEITGEAGIVGISMEEDAPPLEVDKVYQWAVVMICGDRPNPNDPFVTAWIRRAEPTEPLSGSLSALEKAAEYAQFGIWYDALTALAEERRSRPTDPALAKIWVDFLAQPTVGLEAIADEPLR
- a CDS encoding CHAT domain-containing protein encodes the protein MVILTGEGAIASLASSASLQSLSTTDYLSKAQDLNQAGAHQLSIGNAQAALELWKEAEAAYTRAGDTTGQFGSRLNQVQALKALGQYRRARTLLEQINAHLNTLPASALKASSLRSLGIVLLRIGDLSESKRVLEFSLEISQQLKEDPGSTLLALGNLSRAQAEQDQSKTRQTHYFRAIALYQEAAETINPETRLQARLNLLSLLADSKQAAHASLLLPEIQSLLETLPLGRSRLYAQVNFAESLIKLAAHSSQSATAPAAIAQLLADTVHQAKSLGDVRSQAYALGQLGYLYETSKQWKDAEQVTRQAIQIAQSIQAEDIAVSWQWQLGRILHQQGRTPEAIEAYSQAVDTLGVLRGDLVAINPDAQFSFREQVEPIYRQLVQLLLEEPTESHLQQARAVIEALQIAELNNFFREACLDTLPQSIEQVDPKAAVIYSILLPDRLAVILSLPEQPLRYHFTRFPASSQETSLSQNQGNNRIIDQTFDDLFASLSPFISSANPLQPHQKIYDWLIRPFEQDLANSETQTLVFVLDGILQGLPLAALHDGQQYLIEKYSLALTPGLQILPSRSLTPDQFRTLAGGISEERPGFSALPGVAEEIEQISTLVPANVLLNQAFTTRALNEKLASAAFPIVHLATHGQFSSQVDNTFLLTWDGRIQVRDLDRLLEMGDRQNQPIELLILSACQTAKGDKRAVLGMAGVALRSGARSTIATLWSVQDDSTSELMTQFYIQLQKPGITRAEALRQAQLSLLRSSNYQHPYHWAPFVLIGNWR